Proteins encoded within one genomic window of Neodiprion fabricii isolate iyNeoFabr1 chromosome 6, iyNeoFabr1.1, whole genome shotgun sequence:
- the LOC124184862 gene encoding major facilitator superfamily domain-containing protein 10: MKPDNNFNIKSTNENEENTKVVRVVFVSLLLDLLAFTMILPLLPALLDHYEQNDDNQGLYSNILSYVQRVQVYLKVPARFNSVLFGGFLGSMYSFLQFLSSPIVGALSDVYGRRPLMLLCLMGIAVSYLLWALSHNFAIFVFARFIGGLSKGNVSLSMAIISDVTSPKSRGKAMALVGIAFSVGFVIGPMIGATFARLSTGHREGQWYAIPALFALFLALIDLLYVVCNLKESLPAKYRAKTLAMGISEALAYINPVDLFQFNGISGLSPQELQSLRRLGRSYFLYLFVYSGLEFTLTFLTHHLLGFTSMQQGWMFLGIGLTMAIIQGGWVRRIPAHKTKSIAELGLWLVIPSFVCIGIARGTAMLYFGVFLFAVSTAMVVTCMMTLVTRLGPDSQKGSITGIFRSLGALARACGPIVTSIAFWSIGSTTTYLTGALALVVPPLILRYTETS, from the exons ATGAAGCCAGATAACAATTTTAATATCAAGAGTACAAACGAGAATGAAGAGAATACCAAAGTCGTACGTGTTGTTTTCGTCTCGCTGCTACTCGATCTCCTTGCTTTTACCATGATCTTACCGTTACTGCCTGCTCTACTGGATCATTATGAACAGAATGACGATAACCAAGGGCTGTACTCAAATATATTGAGTTACGTGCAAAGGGTTCAAGTGTACCTCAAGGTACCGGCAAGATTCAACTCTGTCTTGTTCGGAG GTTTCTTGGGATCCATGTATtcatttctacaatttttatcctcaCCAATTGTCGGGGCTTTATCCGATGTTTATGGACGCAGACCATTAATGCTATTATGTCTGATGGGTATCGCAGTTTCTTATCTTTTATGGGCACTATCCCacaattttgcaatattcgtctttgCCAGATTTATCGGGGGTCTTAGCAAGGGTAATGTTAGCTTGTCCATGGCAATCATTAGCGACGTCACTTCGCCAAAATCCAGAGGAAAAGCCATG GCATTGGTGGGAATTGCTTTTTCAGTCGGTTTTGTTATTGGTCCGATGATAGGTGCCACATTTGCTCGTTTATCTACTGGACATAGAGAGGGACAATGGTACGCAATACCTGCATTGTTCGCCCTCTTCTTAGCCCTCATTGATTTGCTTTATGTTGTATGTAACTTGAAGGAAAGTTTACCAGCAAAATACAGAGCAAAAACTCTTGCTATGGGAATATCAGAAGCATTAGCTTACATCAACCCCGTTGACTTGTTCCAATTCAATGGAATATCTGGCCTATCTCCACAAG AATTACAGAGTCTTCGAAGGCTGGGTCGATCGTACTTTCTGTACCTGTTTGTCTACAGTGGGCTGGAATTTACCCTAACATTTTTAACTCATCATTTACTTGGATTCACTAGCATGCAGCAAGGTTGGATGTTCCTAGGGATTGGTTTGACTATGGCGATAATACAAGGGGGTTGGGTGCGCAGAATCCCTGCTCATAAAACGAAATCCATCGCTGAATTA GGCTTATGGTTGGTTATCCCATCTTTCGTTTGCATTGGTATAGCTAGAGGCACTGCAATGCTGTACTTTGGAGTATTCTTATTCGCAGTTT CAACAGCCATGGTGGTGACGTGCATGATGACTCTGGTGACAAGACTGGGACCAGATAGTCAAAAAGGTTCGATAACTGGGATATTCCGTTCACTAGGAGCGCTTGCCCGAGCTTGTGGTCCTATAGTGACTTCTATCg CATTCTGGAGCATTGGTAGTACCACCACATATCTAACCGGCGCGCTGGCTCTGGTCGTTCCACCACTTATACTTCGGTACACCGAAACGTCCTAA
- the LOC124184852 gene encoding signal transducer and activator of transcription 5B isoform X1: MSLWAKAQQLPPEALQQVRSVYGEHFPIEVRHFLSSWIEEKMWADIEPDNPQHEQYITSLVGLLVQELEAKAASFTTEDMFLTKLKLMEAAKMFRQRYSQNPTALFKIITHCLGTETKLVAQVENVGGTLMNMAGGRGLMAGMDVITEIAQQVDTLRRRTQETGEDLRRMEQEQEAFAISYHDCTKLSTHLQHYTTQPQNQQGVELEKKLRSIYRQKDQQELLLNHKVTGLMQLRLTLADKLKDTIARLNNLQSRVLDDELIRWKRDQQLAGNGATFNSNLDSIQEWCESLAELIWHNRQQIKEAERLKQKLALDHPGVQDILPTLNSQITQLLSSLVTSTFIIEKQPPQVMKTNTRFTSTVRLLVGGKLNVHMTPPQVKVSIISEAQANALLKSDKMAKSGEASGEILNNTGTMEYHQATRQLSVSFRNMQLKKIKRAEKKGTESVMDEKFSLLFQSQFSVGGGELVFQVWTLSLPVVVIVHGNQEPHAWATVTWDNAFAEPGRVPFAVPDKVPWGQVAEALNVKFRSATGRPLTEDNLRFLGEKAFRGGSSGNQDYSGLLLTWGQFCKEPLPERNFTFWEWFYAVMKLTREHLRGPWIDGYVLGFVRKKQTEEMLATCASGTFLMRFSDSELGGVTIAWVGDQREVFMLQPFTSKDFAIRCLADRVSDLQHLLYLYPDLSKDHAFSKYYTPFNDSQPTTNNGYVRPLLVTHVPGWGGPGSGGQTPSHSSVVGIGGSHGGQGGSYPATPMFQAPSPDPSVTRDTPSVASSYAPGLGQSGVGRFNADTEYGDILNQPDLNLDPLNGLTFPEFMQ; encoded by the exons ATGTCACTCTGGGCTAAGGCACAACAGCTACCGCCAGAAGCATTGCAGCAAGTTCGCTCTGTTTATGGCGAGCACTTCCCAATCGAAGTGCGGCACTTTCTATCGTCATGgatcgaagaaaaaatgtg GGCTGATATCGAGCCAGATAATCCACAACACGAACAATACATAACTAGCCTTGTTGGACTATTGGTACAGGAATTGGAAGCTAAAGCAGCATCGTTTACCACTGAAGATATGTTTCtaacaaaattgaaactaaTGGAAGCAGCAAAGATGTTCAGA CAAAGATATAGTCAGAACCCTACCGCCTTGTTCAAAATAATAACGCATTGCTTGGGAACAGAAACGAAATTAGTTGcacaagttgaaaatgttGGGGGTACATTGATGAACATGGCTGGTGGACGGGGGTTGATGGCAGGGATGGATGTGATCACAGAAATTGCTCAACAAGTTGATACATTACGGCGTAGAACACAAGAAACTGGGGAAGATTTACGTAGGATGGAACAAGAGCAAGAAGCTTTTGCCATCAGTTATCATGATTGCACTAAACTAAGCACACACCTGCAACATTATACTACACAACCTCAAAATCAGCAGGGTGTTGAGCTCGAAAAAAAGTTGCGAAG TATTTACAGACAGAAGGACCAACAAGAACTACTGTTAAACCATAAGGTAACTGGCCTCATGCAGCTCCGACTGACATTAGCTGACAAATTGAAGGATACTATTGCCAGGCTCAACAACCTCCAATCCAGAGTTCTTGATGATGAACTTATTAG ATGGAAACGAGATCAGCAGTTGGCAGGAAATGGAGCTACTTTTAATAGCAATTTAGATTCTATTCAAGAATGGTGCGAAAGTCTTGCCGAACTAATATGGCACAATAGGCAACAGATCAAAGAGGCTGAACGTCTCAAACAAAAACTTGCCTTGGATCATCCTGGGGTGCAGGATATTCTTCCCACCTTAAATTCGCAAATTACCCAGCTTTTGAGTTCTCTTGTTACAAGTACCTtcattattgaaaaacaacCACCACAG GTGATGAAGACCAACACACGCTTCACAAGCACAGTACGTCTTTTGGTCGGTGGTAAATTAAACGTTCATATGACACCTCCACAAGTGAAGGTCAGCATAATTAGTGAAGCACAGGCTAATGCCCTCCTGAAGAGTGATAAGATGGCCAAAAGTGGCGAGGCCAGTGGAGAAATTCTGAATAATACCGGCACCATGGAATACCATCAG GCAACCCGACAACTTTCGGTGAGCTTCCGAAACatgcagttgaaaaaaataaaacgtgcaGAGAAGAAAGGAACCGAGTCTGTTATGGACGAAAAGTTTTCACTTCTATTCCAATCACAATTTAGTGTTGGTGGTGGGGAATTAGTCTTCCAAGTATGGACGCTTAGTCTTCCTGTTGTGGTAATTGTGCATGGGAATCAAGAACCACATGCTTGGGCAACAGTTACCTGGGATAACGCCTTTGCTGAACCAGGAAGAGTACCATTCGCGGTCCCTGACAAAGTGCCATGGGGGCAAGTTGCCGAGGCATTAAACGTCAAATTCCGTTCAGCTACTGGACGTCCCTTGACAGAGGACAATCTTCGATTTTTAGGCGAAAAAGCTTTTAGAGGCGGCAGTTCAGGAAATCAGGATTATTCGGGGCTGCTCCTTACTTGGGGACAGTTCTGCAAGGAGCCACTGCCTGAAAGGAACTTTACGTTCTGGGAATGGTTTTATGCTGTCATGAAATTGACAAGAGAGCACTTACGTGGCCCTTGGATAGATGGCTACGTACTTGGTTTTGTACGAAAGAAGCAAACGGAGGAAATGTTAGCTACTTGTGCTTCTGGGACATTTCTCATGCGGTTCTCAGATTCGGAACTTGGCGGTGTCACTATTGCTTGGGTTGGCG ATCAAAGAGAAGTGTTTATGTTGCAACCATTTACCAGCAAGGACTTTGCTATTCGGTGTCTGGCTGACCGAGTCTCCGACTTACAACACCTCCTGTATCTATATCCAGATCTGTCTAAAGATCATGCCTTTTCTAAATACTACACGCCATTCAATG ACAGTCAACCCACGACAAATAATGGCTATGTTAGGCCACTATTAGTGACACACGTTCCTGGTTGGGGAGGCCCTGGAAGCGGAGGTCAGACACCTTCGCATTCGTCCGTTGTTGGAATTGGAGGAAGTCATGGTGGTCAAGGTGGTAGCTATCCTGCAACACCCATGTTCCAGGCACCCAGCCCTGATCCCTCTGTTACCAGAGACACTCCGTCTGTTGCATCAAG CTATGCTCCGGGCCTTGGCCAGTCGGGGGTAGGAAGGTTCAACGCAGATACGGAGTACGGAGATATTTTGAACCAGCCCGATTTGAACTTGGACCCGCTCAACGGATTGACGTTCCCTGAATTCATGCAATAG
- the LOC124184852 gene encoding signal transducer and activator of transcription 5B isoform X2: MSLWAKAQQLPPEALQQVRSVYGEHFPIEVRHFLSSWIEEKMWADIEPDNPQHEQYITSLVGLLVQELEAKAASFTTEDMFLTKLKLMEAAKMFRQRYSQNPTALFKIITHCLGTETKLVAQVENVGGTLMNMAGGRGLMAGMDVITEIAQQVDTLRRRTQETGEDLRRMEQEQEAFAISYHDCTKLSTHLQHYTTQPQNQQGVELEKKLRRQKDQQELLLNHKVTGLMQLRLTLADKLKDTIARLNNLQSRVLDDELIRWKRDQQLAGNGATFNSNLDSIQEWCESLAELIWHNRQQIKEAERLKQKLALDHPGVQDILPTLNSQITQLLSSLVTSTFIIEKQPPQVMKTNTRFTSTVRLLVGGKLNVHMTPPQVKVSIISEAQANALLKSDKMAKSGEASGEILNNTGTMEYHQATRQLSVSFRNMQLKKIKRAEKKGTESVMDEKFSLLFQSQFSVGGGELVFQVWTLSLPVVVIVHGNQEPHAWATVTWDNAFAEPGRVPFAVPDKVPWGQVAEALNVKFRSATGRPLTEDNLRFLGEKAFRGGSSGNQDYSGLLLTWGQFCKEPLPERNFTFWEWFYAVMKLTREHLRGPWIDGYVLGFVRKKQTEEMLATCASGTFLMRFSDSELGGVTIAWVGDQREVFMLQPFTSKDFAIRCLADRVSDLQHLLYLYPDLSKDHAFSKYYTPFNDSQPTTNNGYVRPLLVTHVPGWGGPGSGGQTPSHSSVVGIGGSHGGQGGSYPATPMFQAPSPDPSVTRDTPSVASSYAPGLGQSGVGRFNADTEYGDILNQPDLNLDPLNGLTFPEFMQ; encoded by the exons ATGTCACTCTGGGCTAAGGCACAACAGCTACCGCCAGAAGCATTGCAGCAAGTTCGCTCTGTTTATGGCGAGCACTTCCCAATCGAAGTGCGGCACTTTCTATCGTCATGgatcgaagaaaaaatgtg GGCTGATATCGAGCCAGATAATCCACAACACGAACAATACATAACTAGCCTTGTTGGACTATTGGTACAGGAATTGGAAGCTAAAGCAGCATCGTTTACCACTGAAGATATGTTTCtaacaaaattgaaactaaTGGAAGCAGCAAAGATGTTCAGA CAAAGATATAGTCAGAACCCTACCGCCTTGTTCAAAATAATAACGCATTGCTTGGGAACAGAAACGAAATTAGTTGcacaagttgaaaatgttGGGGGTACATTGATGAACATGGCTGGTGGACGGGGGTTGATGGCAGGGATGGATGTGATCACAGAAATTGCTCAACAAGTTGATACATTACGGCGTAGAACACAAGAAACTGGGGAAGATTTACGTAGGATGGAACAAGAGCAAGAAGCTTTTGCCATCAGTTATCATGATTGCACTAAACTAAGCACACACCTGCAACATTATACTACACAACCTCAAAATCAGCAGGGTGTTGAGCTCGAAAAAAAGTTGCGAAG ACAGAAGGACCAACAAGAACTACTGTTAAACCATAAGGTAACTGGCCTCATGCAGCTCCGACTGACATTAGCTGACAAATTGAAGGATACTATTGCCAGGCTCAACAACCTCCAATCCAGAGTTCTTGATGATGAACTTATTAG ATGGAAACGAGATCAGCAGTTGGCAGGAAATGGAGCTACTTTTAATAGCAATTTAGATTCTATTCAAGAATGGTGCGAAAGTCTTGCCGAACTAATATGGCACAATAGGCAACAGATCAAAGAGGCTGAACGTCTCAAACAAAAACTTGCCTTGGATCATCCTGGGGTGCAGGATATTCTTCCCACCTTAAATTCGCAAATTACCCAGCTTTTGAGTTCTCTTGTTACAAGTACCTtcattattgaaaaacaacCACCACAG GTGATGAAGACCAACACACGCTTCACAAGCACAGTACGTCTTTTGGTCGGTGGTAAATTAAACGTTCATATGACACCTCCACAAGTGAAGGTCAGCATAATTAGTGAAGCACAGGCTAATGCCCTCCTGAAGAGTGATAAGATGGCCAAAAGTGGCGAGGCCAGTGGAGAAATTCTGAATAATACCGGCACCATGGAATACCATCAG GCAACCCGACAACTTTCGGTGAGCTTCCGAAACatgcagttgaaaaaaataaaacgtgcaGAGAAGAAAGGAACCGAGTCTGTTATGGACGAAAAGTTTTCACTTCTATTCCAATCACAATTTAGTGTTGGTGGTGGGGAATTAGTCTTCCAAGTATGGACGCTTAGTCTTCCTGTTGTGGTAATTGTGCATGGGAATCAAGAACCACATGCTTGGGCAACAGTTACCTGGGATAACGCCTTTGCTGAACCAGGAAGAGTACCATTCGCGGTCCCTGACAAAGTGCCATGGGGGCAAGTTGCCGAGGCATTAAACGTCAAATTCCGTTCAGCTACTGGACGTCCCTTGACAGAGGACAATCTTCGATTTTTAGGCGAAAAAGCTTTTAGAGGCGGCAGTTCAGGAAATCAGGATTATTCGGGGCTGCTCCTTACTTGGGGACAGTTCTGCAAGGAGCCACTGCCTGAAAGGAACTTTACGTTCTGGGAATGGTTTTATGCTGTCATGAAATTGACAAGAGAGCACTTACGTGGCCCTTGGATAGATGGCTACGTACTTGGTTTTGTACGAAAGAAGCAAACGGAGGAAATGTTAGCTACTTGTGCTTCTGGGACATTTCTCATGCGGTTCTCAGATTCGGAACTTGGCGGTGTCACTATTGCTTGGGTTGGCG ATCAAAGAGAAGTGTTTATGTTGCAACCATTTACCAGCAAGGACTTTGCTATTCGGTGTCTGGCTGACCGAGTCTCCGACTTACAACACCTCCTGTATCTATATCCAGATCTGTCTAAAGATCATGCCTTTTCTAAATACTACACGCCATTCAATG ACAGTCAACCCACGACAAATAATGGCTATGTTAGGCCACTATTAGTGACACACGTTCCTGGTTGGGGAGGCCCTGGAAGCGGAGGTCAGACACCTTCGCATTCGTCCGTTGTTGGAATTGGAGGAAGTCATGGTGGTCAAGGTGGTAGCTATCCTGCAACACCCATGTTCCAGGCACCCAGCCCTGATCCCTCTGTTACCAGAGACACTCCGTCTGTTGCATCAAG CTATGCTCCGGGCCTTGGCCAGTCGGGGGTAGGAAGGTTCAACGCAGATACGGAGTACGGAGATATTTTGAACCAGCCCGATTTGAACTTGGACCCGCTCAACGGATTGACGTTCCCTGAATTCATGCAATAG
- the LOC124184852 gene encoding signal transducer and activator of transcription 5B isoform X4 encodes MSLWAKAQQLPPEALQQVRSVYGEHFPIEVRHFLSSWIEEKMWADIEPDNPQHEQYITSLVGLLVQELEAKAASFTTEDMFLTKLKLMEAAKMFRQRYSQNPTALFKIITHCLGTETKLVAQVENVGGTLMNMAGGRGLMAGMDVITEIAQQVDTLRRRTQETGEDLRRMEQEQEAFAISYHDCTKLSTHLQHYTTQPQNQQGVELEKKLRSIYRQKDQQELLLNHKVTGLMQLRLTLADKLKDTIARLNNLQSRVLDDELIRWKRDQQLAGNGATFNSNLDSIQEWCESLAELIWHNRQQIKEAERLKQKLALDHPGVQDILPTLNSQITQLLSSLVTSTFIIEKQPPQVMKTNTRFTSTVRLLVGGKLNVHMTPPQVKVSIISEAQANALLKSDKMAKSGEASGEILNNTGTMEYHQATRQLSVSFRNMQLKKIKRAEKKGTESVMDEKFSLLFQSQFSVGGGELVFQVWTLSLPVVVIVHGNQEPHAWATVTWDNAFAEPGRVPFAVPDKVPWGQVAEALNVKFRSATGRPLTEDNLRFLGEKAFRGGSSGNQDYSGLLLTWGQFCKEPLPERNFTFWEWFYAVMKLTREHLRGPWIDGYVLGFVRKKQTEEMLATCASGTFLMRFSDSELGGVTIAWVGDQREVFMLQPFTSKDFAIRCLADRVSDLQHLLYLYPDLSKDHAFSKYYTPFNDSQPTTNNGYVRPLLVTHVPGWGGPGSGGQTPSHSSVVGIGGSHGGQGGSYPATPMFQAPSPDPSVTRDTPSVASR; translated from the exons ATGTCACTCTGGGCTAAGGCACAACAGCTACCGCCAGAAGCATTGCAGCAAGTTCGCTCTGTTTATGGCGAGCACTTCCCAATCGAAGTGCGGCACTTTCTATCGTCATGgatcgaagaaaaaatgtg GGCTGATATCGAGCCAGATAATCCACAACACGAACAATACATAACTAGCCTTGTTGGACTATTGGTACAGGAATTGGAAGCTAAAGCAGCATCGTTTACCACTGAAGATATGTTTCtaacaaaattgaaactaaTGGAAGCAGCAAAGATGTTCAGA CAAAGATATAGTCAGAACCCTACCGCCTTGTTCAAAATAATAACGCATTGCTTGGGAACAGAAACGAAATTAGTTGcacaagttgaaaatgttGGGGGTACATTGATGAACATGGCTGGTGGACGGGGGTTGATGGCAGGGATGGATGTGATCACAGAAATTGCTCAACAAGTTGATACATTACGGCGTAGAACACAAGAAACTGGGGAAGATTTACGTAGGATGGAACAAGAGCAAGAAGCTTTTGCCATCAGTTATCATGATTGCACTAAACTAAGCACACACCTGCAACATTATACTACACAACCTCAAAATCAGCAGGGTGTTGAGCTCGAAAAAAAGTTGCGAAG TATTTACAGACAGAAGGACCAACAAGAACTACTGTTAAACCATAAGGTAACTGGCCTCATGCAGCTCCGACTGACATTAGCTGACAAATTGAAGGATACTATTGCCAGGCTCAACAACCTCCAATCCAGAGTTCTTGATGATGAACTTATTAG ATGGAAACGAGATCAGCAGTTGGCAGGAAATGGAGCTACTTTTAATAGCAATTTAGATTCTATTCAAGAATGGTGCGAAAGTCTTGCCGAACTAATATGGCACAATAGGCAACAGATCAAAGAGGCTGAACGTCTCAAACAAAAACTTGCCTTGGATCATCCTGGGGTGCAGGATATTCTTCCCACCTTAAATTCGCAAATTACCCAGCTTTTGAGTTCTCTTGTTACAAGTACCTtcattattgaaaaacaacCACCACAG GTGATGAAGACCAACACACGCTTCACAAGCACAGTACGTCTTTTGGTCGGTGGTAAATTAAACGTTCATATGACACCTCCACAAGTGAAGGTCAGCATAATTAGTGAAGCACAGGCTAATGCCCTCCTGAAGAGTGATAAGATGGCCAAAAGTGGCGAGGCCAGTGGAGAAATTCTGAATAATACCGGCACCATGGAATACCATCAG GCAACCCGACAACTTTCGGTGAGCTTCCGAAACatgcagttgaaaaaaataaaacgtgcaGAGAAGAAAGGAACCGAGTCTGTTATGGACGAAAAGTTTTCACTTCTATTCCAATCACAATTTAGTGTTGGTGGTGGGGAATTAGTCTTCCAAGTATGGACGCTTAGTCTTCCTGTTGTGGTAATTGTGCATGGGAATCAAGAACCACATGCTTGGGCAACAGTTACCTGGGATAACGCCTTTGCTGAACCAGGAAGAGTACCATTCGCGGTCCCTGACAAAGTGCCATGGGGGCAAGTTGCCGAGGCATTAAACGTCAAATTCCGTTCAGCTACTGGACGTCCCTTGACAGAGGACAATCTTCGATTTTTAGGCGAAAAAGCTTTTAGAGGCGGCAGTTCAGGAAATCAGGATTATTCGGGGCTGCTCCTTACTTGGGGACAGTTCTGCAAGGAGCCACTGCCTGAAAGGAACTTTACGTTCTGGGAATGGTTTTATGCTGTCATGAAATTGACAAGAGAGCACTTACGTGGCCCTTGGATAGATGGCTACGTACTTGGTTTTGTACGAAAGAAGCAAACGGAGGAAATGTTAGCTACTTGTGCTTCTGGGACATTTCTCATGCGGTTCTCAGATTCGGAACTTGGCGGTGTCACTATTGCTTGGGTTGGCG ATCAAAGAGAAGTGTTTATGTTGCAACCATTTACCAGCAAGGACTTTGCTATTCGGTGTCTGGCTGACCGAGTCTCCGACTTACAACACCTCCTGTATCTATATCCAGATCTGTCTAAAGATCATGCCTTTTCTAAATACTACACGCCATTCAATG ACAGTCAACCCACGACAAATAATGGCTATGTTAGGCCACTATTAGTGACACACGTTCCTGGTTGGGGAGGCCCTGGAAGCGGAGGTCAGACACCTTCGCATTCGTCCGTTGTTGGAATTGGAGGAAGTCATGGTGGTCAAGGTGGTAGCTATCCTGCAACACCCATGTTCCAGGCACCCAGCCCTGATCCCTCTGTTACCAGAGACACTCCGTCTGTTGCATCAAG ATGA
- the LOC124184852 gene encoding signal transducer and activator of transcription 5B isoform X3, translating into MSLWAKAQQLPPEALQQVRSVYGEHFPIEVRHFLSSWIEEKMWADIEPDNPQHEQYITSLVGLLVQELEAKAASFTTEDMFLTKLKLMEAAKMFRQRYSQNPTALFKIITHCLGTETKLVAQVENVGGTLMNMAGGRGLMAGMDVITEIAQQVDTLRRRTQETGEDLRRMEQEQEAFAISYHDCTKLSTHLQHYTTQPQNQQGVELEKKLRSIYRQKDQQELLLNHKVTGLMQLRLTLADKLKDTIARLNNLQSRVLDDELIRWKRDQQLAGNGATFNSNLDSIQEWCESLAELIWHNRQQIKEAERLKQKLALDHPGVQDILPTLNSQITQLLSSLVTSTFIIEKQPPQVMKTNTRFTSTVRLLVGGKLNVHMTPPQVKVSIISEAQANALLKSDKMAKSGEASGEILNNTGTMEYHQATRQLSVSFRNMQLKKIKRAEKKGTESVMDEKFSLLFQSQFSVGGGELVFQVWTLSLPVVVIVHGNQEPHAWATVTWDNAFAEPGRVPFAVPDKVPWGQVAEALNVKFRSATGRPLTEDNLRFLGEKAFRGGSSGNQDYSGLLLTWGQFCKEPLPERNFTFWEWFYAVMKLTREHLRGPWIDGYVLGFVRKKQTEEMLATCASGTFLMRFSDSELGGVTIAWVGDQREVFMLQPFTSKDFAIRCLADRVSDLQHLLYLYPDLSKDHAFSKYYTPFNDSQPTTNNGYVRPLLVTHVPGWGGPGSGGQTPSHSSVVGIGGSHGGQGGSYPATPMFQAPSPDPSVTRDTPSVASRKN; encoded by the exons ATGTCACTCTGGGCTAAGGCACAACAGCTACCGCCAGAAGCATTGCAGCAAGTTCGCTCTGTTTATGGCGAGCACTTCCCAATCGAAGTGCGGCACTTTCTATCGTCATGgatcgaagaaaaaatgtg GGCTGATATCGAGCCAGATAATCCACAACACGAACAATACATAACTAGCCTTGTTGGACTATTGGTACAGGAATTGGAAGCTAAAGCAGCATCGTTTACCACTGAAGATATGTTTCtaacaaaattgaaactaaTGGAAGCAGCAAAGATGTTCAGA CAAAGATATAGTCAGAACCCTACCGCCTTGTTCAAAATAATAACGCATTGCTTGGGAACAGAAACGAAATTAGTTGcacaagttgaaaatgttGGGGGTACATTGATGAACATGGCTGGTGGACGGGGGTTGATGGCAGGGATGGATGTGATCACAGAAATTGCTCAACAAGTTGATACATTACGGCGTAGAACACAAGAAACTGGGGAAGATTTACGTAGGATGGAACAAGAGCAAGAAGCTTTTGCCATCAGTTATCATGATTGCACTAAACTAAGCACACACCTGCAACATTATACTACACAACCTCAAAATCAGCAGGGTGTTGAGCTCGAAAAAAAGTTGCGAAG TATTTACAGACAGAAGGACCAACAAGAACTACTGTTAAACCATAAGGTAACTGGCCTCATGCAGCTCCGACTGACATTAGCTGACAAATTGAAGGATACTATTGCCAGGCTCAACAACCTCCAATCCAGAGTTCTTGATGATGAACTTATTAG ATGGAAACGAGATCAGCAGTTGGCAGGAAATGGAGCTACTTTTAATAGCAATTTAGATTCTATTCAAGAATGGTGCGAAAGTCTTGCCGAACTAATATGGCACAATAGGCAACAGATCAAAGAGGCTGAACGTCTCAAACAAAAACTTGCCTTGGATCATCCTGGGGTGCAGGATATTCTTCCCACCTTAAATTCGCAAATTACCCAGCTTTTGAGTTCTCTTGTTACAAGTACCTtcattattgaaaaacaacCACCACAG GTGATGAAGACCAACACACGCTTCACAAGCACAGTACGTCTTTTGGTCGGTGGTAAATTAAACGTTCATATGACACCTCCACAAGTGAAGGTCAGCATAATTAGTGAAGCACAGGCTAATGCCCTCCTGAAGAGTGATAAGATGGCCAAAAGTGGCGAGGCCAGTGGAGAAATTCTGAATAATACCGGCACCATGGAATACCATCAG GCAACCCGACAACTTTCGGTGAGCTTCCGAAACatgcagttgaaaaaaataaaacgtgcaGAGAAGAAAGGAACCGAGTCTGTTATGGACGAAAAGTTTTCACTTCTATTCCAATCACAATTTAGTGTTGGTGGTGGGGAATTAGTCTTCCAAGTATGGACGCTTAGTCTTCCTGTTGTGGTAATTGTGCATGGGAATCAAGAACCACATGCTTGGGCAACAGTTACCTGGGATAACGCCTTTGCTGAACCAGGAAGAGTACCATTCGCGGTCCCTGACAAAGTGCCATGGGGGCAAGTTGCCGAGGCATTAAACGTCAAATTCCGTTCAGCTACTGGACGTCCCTTGACAGAGGACAATCTTCGATTTTTAGGCGAAAAAGCTTTTAGAGGCGGCAGTTCAGGAAATCAGGATTATTCGGGGCTGCTCCTTACTTGGGGACAGTTCTGCAAGGAGCCACTGCCTGAAAGGAACTTTACGTTCTGGGAATGGTTTTATGCTGTCATGAAATTGACAAGAGAGCACTTACGTGGCCCTTGGATAGATGGCTACGTACTTGGTTTTGTACGAAAGAAGCAAACGGAGGAAATGTTAGCTACTTGTGCTTCTGGGACATTTCTCATGCGGTTCTCAGATTCGGAACTTGGCGGTGTCACTATTGCTTGGGTTGGCG ATCAAAGAGAAGTGTTTATGTTGCAACCATTTACCAGCAAGGACTTTGCTATTCGGTGTCTGGCTGACCGAGTCTCCGACTTACAACACCTCCTGTATCTATATCCAGATCTGTCTAAAGATCATGCCTTTTCTAAATACTACACGCCATTCAATG ACAGTCAACCCACGACAAATAATGGCTATGTTAGGCCACTATTAGTGACACACGTTCCTGGTTGGGGAGGCCCTGGAAGCGGAGGTCAGACACCTTCGCATTCGTCCGTTGTTGGAATTGGAGGAAGTCATGGTGGTCAAGGTGGTAGCTATCCTGCAACACCCATGTTCCAGGCACCCAGCCCTGATCCCTCTGTTACCAGAGACACTCCGTCTGTTGCATCAAG aaaaaattaa